The Oleiphilus messinensis DNA segment GATGTGAACGATATTCCGGCCTTATCCTGGCATCTAACATGTACTCTTCCTTCCGGGAGTGCTTCATCTGCCGCTCGACACACCTCCCAAACGTCAAACGCGGCCATTTCCTGTTCATCGCAGGCCGTCGGACTGACAGGGTCTGCAACGCCAAGGTTTCGGCAGTTTAGTACTGGATCAGATGGGTGGAAGGCTGCGGGATTTGAAGCTGAGCAGACATGGCCCGTTTTAAGTTGTGCAGCACTATTGTTGATGTAGAGATTCAAGTCGCCAAGATTACCCTCCACCGTGACGGCTGAGGCTGCAGTGCCTTTAGTGGGGGCTCGGTTGTCCCAATTTGCGTAACTTTTATTGATATGTATTCTGCTTGCCATATCCTGAGCGATGATTGTTGCCTGGCTTTTATAGAATGCATCCAGGTTGTTATTTACCGAGGCAACCTGAAGAGATGCAAAGCCGAGTAATCCTATGGCGAGTAAAATTACGGTGATCAGAACTTCCAGTAACGTGAATCCCCCTGATTGTGCTCTTCCAGAAGAAGGTTGTATCATCACGTATTTGTGTACTTTGTATTTGTCCAGATTCATGATTATATGCCGGTCAATTTAACGTTTAGTTGGTCTGTGTTGAGTGTCTATGGTCCACAGTTATCGTTAATGGTGTTGACATTTGTGACTCCAGATACTTCGACATCGACTTCTCTACCCTTATCTCGCTCGTCGCAAAACCGAGCTTTAAACGTAATGCTGTTCGTGGGACTGCTTTGGGTATGGTCGTTTCTGATGCCGTCGGATTGAAAGCTAATATCGCCAATGCTACTGCCGCCGGGTTTGGCGATGGTAATTCTGCTAACCCGGTCGAATTGGTAAATGATCGTGGAAGGCCCGAGATTGACATTCCAGCCATCGGACCAATTGGTTCCCGAGGCGCTGACGCTAACTTGAGCGCCTCTTTTAACGGCCTCAGATTTGGCGAGAGCTAAGGCGTTATGAAAATCAATTGCAGCTTTACGAAGTCGGTAGTCTGCATACATGTCGCTGAATGAGGGGGCTGCCAGAGCAGCACTAATACCCAGTATTGCAATCACGACTAAAAGTTCGGCCAGTGTAAAACCACGTATAGTGTCCTGTGAACTGAAAGTCTGCTTCACGGGCGTGGTAATTTGTCGGTGACTGGATATGTCGTGTAATCTGGTCATTATTAACGTCCGTTTGATTTTATGAAGATGCTTTTGCACATTCCAGTTTTCGAATCCTGTATTGACCTCTACAAAAGGTTTCACCTTTTCTGAGCTCGATTAGGCAGTATTCTAGTTTATCCTCTGCCTTTTGCAGGCAAGTCCGTCCATCTGTAGTCAATTGGTACGGTTCAATCGAGTTGAAGATCCCGGTAAGATCTTCGGACGTTTGCAGCTGCGTAAATTCTTTTGCTTGAACTAAGGTCGGGAGAGTGCTCAAGCCGAGAACCAAGTAAATTGATTTTATTGGGAGTGTTCTAATGAAGTCGAAGTAAAGTGAATTAAACATGTCCACGCTCCTGTCTCGGATTCTCTATCTTAAGTTTGAGGCTCTTGATTATTAAGTTAATGCAATCTTGTATAAAAGTCTTAGCGAAGTGGATAAAAGGTAAATATAGTGGATAAGTGGCGGTTTCAAACATTGAATTTTGATGAATATCTCAATTTGAGTGGTATTGTAGGTCGAATTTTTCGGTTGAACCTTTGAGGTTTCATCGGATTCGCTGAATTATGGTTGGAAGTTTCGGGGGATGAATGCAAGTAGTAGTCATTGGTGGTGGTGTTATTGGGATGATGCAAGCCAGAGCGCTGGCAGCTGAAGGTGTCAGTGTGACATTGATTGAGCGCGGGCTATGTGGCAAGGAAGCAAGTTGGGCGGGCGGCGGAATTGTCTCGCCATTGTATCCCTGGCGATACTCGGATCCGGTAACAACTTTGGCTAACTGGTCGCAAACCTACTATGCCAATTTATCGGAATCCCTTGAGGCGGAGAGCGGTATTGACCCGGAGTTGAGCCGTACCGGGCTCTTGATGCTGTCAATATTTGATCAGCAAGAAGCGTTGAAATGGGGCGCTGAGCACAGTTATCAGATGCAAATGATTGGTGCCGATGAGATTTATCATCTTGAACCGAAGTTGAAAGCCGGGTTCAAACAGGCTATCTGGATGCCACAAGTCGCCAATATCCGAAATCCGAGATTGGCGCGATCACTGCGAGCGGTCTTAGAACATGATTCCCGAGTGACGATTTGTGAAGAACAAGCCGTTCTGGAGATCCAGACAACCAAACAAGGTCGAGTAGAAGGGGTGTTGACCGATAAAGGGAATGTTCAATCTGATGCCGTGGTTTTAGCTTCTGGTGCATGGTCTGGAAAGTTACTCGAGTCATTATCGATCAGCCTGCCAATTGAGCCGGTTAAAGGGCAGATGGTTTTGTTTAAAGGGGAGCCCGGGGTGGTTCGCAGAATAGTATTGCGGGATGGAAAATATATCATTCCTCGCCGAGATGGCCATGTATTGGCGGGAAGCACGCTGGAATACTGCGGTTTTGATAAGTCGACAACAGCGTCTGCAAGAGAAGAGCTTGCGGATATCGCAATTGACATGTTACCAGAGTTATCCTCTTTCCAGTTGGAAGCCCAGTGGGCCGGGCTTCGGCCTGGCATTGAAGATGGTATTCCGTTAATCGGTGAAGTTGAGTCGCACCCCGGTTTATTTTTGAATTGTGGTCATTTCCGCAATGGGCTTGTGTTAGCTCCGGCCTCCGTTCAGTTATTAACTTCGCTCATAATGCAATCCGAGCATCCCTTTAGCCCTGAGCCATTTTCTCCAAGCCGATCGAATAACGGTTTAATCCTTATGTAGCAACTTATGTAGCAAACTCAGACTACTCCATTCCCAACTTCTTCAACCGATACCGCAGTGCGCGAAAACTGATCCCCAGTTTTTTCGCGGCGGCGGTTTTGTTCCAGCGCGTTTCTTCCAGCGCCTGCTCAATTGTTTGTTTCTCGATGGTTTCCAGATACTCTTCGAGATTTACGCCATTTCGTTGTTGCGCCGGGGCAGAGTCAATGGTTTGCCTGGCGTCGCTTGAATTGTCTTGAAGGTGGAGGTCAACAGCATGAATGACATCATCCTCACAGAGCGTAAAAGCACGTTCAATGATATTTTCCAGCTCACGGACGTTTCCCGGAAACGAGTATTGCTTGAGTGCGTTTATGGCATCTGTGCTCAGCCGGGCATTAGGGATGTCACATTCATCTGCAACCCGTTTTAGCATCGTTTCCGCCAATAACGGAATGTCTTCCACACGCTCTCTCAAGGCGGGTACTTTGAGTTCAATGACGTTGATGCGATAGAACAGATCCTGGCGGAATCGACCCTCATCTATCTCGTTATTAAGATCTTTGTGTGTGGCACTGAGAATTCGCACATTGACCGGAATTTCCTTCTGCTCACCAACGGGACGAACGGTTTTTTCTTGAATTGAACGCAGTAGTTTGACTTGCATTGCCATTGGCAGGTCTGCCACTTCATCGAGAAACAGCGTACCACCATCAGCAGCCTGGAACAGGCCAAGTTTATTTTCCACCGCGCCAGTAAAGCTCCCTTTTTTATGGCCAAAAAATTCGCTTTCCATGAGTTCGTTGGGGATTGCACCGCAATTCACCGGTACAAACGGTGCGTCAGCCCGTGGGCCGAGTTGATGAATCATTCGTGCAACCATTTCTTTGCCGCTTCCTGATTCACCGCTAATATATACCGGGGCCTGGCTCCGGGCGAGTTTGCGAATCTGGCCTCGGAGTTTTTGCATGGTTTCCGAGTTACCCAGCAGAAGTTTATCTTCCTGGGCATCACTAACCTTTGACTCTTTGTTCTCCTGTTGTTGACTCAGGCGCAGTGCGCTGTCCACTAAATCCCTCAGTCGGGAGAGTTCAACGGGTTTTGAAACAAAATCGAACGCGCCTGCTTTCAATGCGGCGATAGCTGTTTCAATACTGCCGTATGCAGTAATAACGGCAACAGGAATATTGGGGTGATTTTTTTGAATGTTGGATACCAAGTCAATGCCGTTGCCGTCCGGTAGATTCATATCGGTCAAGCACAGATGAAACTCGGTGCGACTTAGATGAGAGTAGGCTTCTTCGAGATTTGATGCGCTGTAAGTATTGATCCCCATCCGGGTCAAGGTAATTTCCAAAAGGTCTCGAATGTCCGGCTCGTCGTCGACGATCAGTGCGGTTTGAATACTTTTATTGGTCATGTGAACTCACGGTCGTCTTTTTTTAAGGTCGTCTCATCCTTCCCGGATGCTGTGTCATTACGTACGCTTTTTATAGTGTGCAAAGGTAATTCTGAAGCAACTATTTGTCTCACTATCATTAATATAATCCAGGTGGGCTTGATTTGCTTCACAGATTTCCCGTGAAAGATACAAACCCAGACCCGTGCCACTGCTGTTGGTGGTGAAAAAAGGTTCGAATACATGAACGATATTGTCGGAGGATATACCGGGTCCTTGATCAATTATATTAATAAAGGACTTATCGGTGTTCGTGGTGCTACCGACTTCCAAAGTGATCGTGGACTTTCCGGTTTTTTGCTTGCTGTAACGAAGCCCGTTGTCGATCAGGTTTGTCAGCACTTGTTCAAGTTGGCTCGAATCAAAACGGATATACGCGTTTTCTGATTCAGGTTTAAAGGTGATGTCCGCCTCGATCCCGCCACTGGCAAGGTAATCATCAATAAATTCCTGAAGCCAGGTGTTGAGCTCAAGGATTTGCTGGTCTGGTTGTTTCCGCCGGGAAAGTTGAAGCACGTTTTCGATAATGCCATTCATCCGGTTCGCGTGACGCAAAATAATATCGGTCATTTTTTTATCACCGGGATCCAGATTGACGGATTCGGACAGCAACTGTGTCGCATGGCTAATCGCGCCCAGTGGATTGCGTATTTCATGGGCGATACCTGCAGTCAATCTTCCCAGTGAGGCAAGTTTCATTTGTTGTGCTTGTTGGGCGACCTTGCTGGTATCCTCAAGGAAAATCAGAATATCGTGGCCCTGGTCTTTATCCAGTCGAGTGAAATTGGCTTGCACCTGTGTTCGAGAGCTTTGTGATTTGAACGGCTCCGTTCTCACTTGGGGTTCCAGGCGCCAATGATCCAATCTCTGCTTGAGTTCAATTGGCAGGGTGGTGGGCGTCGGCTGAACGGCGTCGCTGGATGGCTCGAGCAGAAGACTTGCTGCATGATTCATCATGCGCAAATCGCCAAACTCGTCGGTAACAATAATACCGGTTTGCATGCGCTGGATAATCTGGTGGTTGAGCATCTCGAGTTCGGCAATATTCTTGGCGCGCAATTGTGCTAATTTTTCACTGGCGCTGATCCGTCGTGATATGTTTTGTAAAATAAATGCCGCTGCGAAATAGATAATGCCCAAAATGCCGGACTGTACGATTTCAGAGGGTTCCCGGTTGTGTTGTATAACCATGTAAATGGCAATGGAGAGGGTGCATAACGCGGACAGCGCTGCCAGAAATACGCCTGGTTTCCCATAAAGCAGAATATTCCCTGCAGCAACAGAAATAATGATCAGGTTCGCGATACCGCTGCTGGTGCCCGTGGATGAATAGAGTAAGCCGTTGAGAATCAACACATCAATAATCATCGAGAACAAGACATGCTCGATACTGGGTTTGAGACCTGCAAGCAATAGAAAGGCGATAAAGATATTCAGTGCCAGGTAGCAGATTGAGCCTATCTCAAAGAGAAAAAGGTGCTGAAATTGATTGACCTGGGGTTGGGTGAAAAAGAAGAGCGAACCGACGAGTATCAGGCCCACAACCACACGATAGTGGTTGTATATACGAAATAGTTTGGCGGAATTATCCATAACCGACTGTGGCGTTCCTTCTGTAGGGTTGGATGTCAGCATGCGGTGAGTGTGTTGAGAGGTGATGCGATTAGTTGATCTGATGGCTGGAGTAGAGTCTCTGCTCAGCCTGTGCTCGAGGTACAAAATGTCTCAGGCCTTACTTGTCTGCTTGAAAGCAGAGGAGGCTTTTATAGATATTAGTTAAGCGGCACGATTTAGCAAATTTCTAGCGCTAAGATGACGAGCGGGGGAGCGGGTTTGGCAATTTGTGTTTTCCACAACCGTTCGTACCCGCTTTGTGTACTTTTTTGTACACAGATTGTGTGGACTTAATCTTCAGAGAATAAACTGAAGTTAAACAACTCACTCAAGCCCCGGTTTTGCCGGGCCACACGATTGGAGTTAAATTTCATATTGGCATCAAATGCTTCACTTTCCGGATAATTCGCGGCCAATACCACGAGTGCGTCATCGGCTTTGTCCGGTAATTCCAATTGTTGATAAAGTTCAACCATGAGAATCAGTGCCTGCTCTGTGGCCGGCGTATCGGAAAAATGATCGACGATGTATTTGGCCCGGTTTACGGCTGCGATATAAGCTTCGCGACGGATGTAGTATTTGGTGACATGAAGTTCATAGTCCGCGAGGCGGTTGCGGATGTAGACCATGCGACTTCTGGCATCCGGTGCATATTCACTGTCAGGAAATCGCTGTAGCAATGCAGAGAAGTCACTGAACGCACGTCGCATTTCGCCGGGATCCCGTGAGGTTTCGTCAATCGGGAACCATTGCGCTGCCAATCCGATGTCCATGTTATAAGAGGCTATACCCCGGATATAGTAAGCGTAGTCAACGTTTTCACTACTGGGATGCAGACGAATGAATCGGTCTGCTGCGGCCCTGGAGCCTTCCAGATCCAGACTGCCATAGCGAGCGTAGATTAAATCCAGTTGAGCCTGTTCTGCATACCTTCCAAATGGGTAACGGGATTCCAGTGATTCCAGTTCGCGCGTTGCCTCCAGAAAGTTTCCCGACTTAAGGGCTTTGCGCGCGTTGTCGTAATATTCTTTCTCTGACCGCTCGATTTCTTCGGTTGTGGCGCAGCCAGTAGCGAGCAGAAAGGCGCTGCACAGACAGAGGATAGAGCCAAGTCGAATAAGCGTTCTGGTGAGGTGCACGTTGCTTTGCAGGTGTTCCGAGGTCATAAAGTTCAACAGTCTGGTTGTTAGTGTTTAAGTTCGCTCTGCACCGGTTACCCATTACCTTTGGTAAATGATTTTCTGTTGAAAGGATATCAACATGGTAAACTGGTGTTTTAGTGCCGCTCGGGCATTATTTCACAACTTGTAATTGAATCCAAAGTGAACCTTCATTAATTACGAGTTAACAACGCGAAGCGTTCCACTTTAGTTATTGGAGATAGATGTCGTAGATGTCCGATTCTGATCAATTTGAAAATACGAGCAATGACTCACCCTCAATGGATACCGTCGCTGATGAGGCAGACCCGAATCAAGATGATGACTTTAATGCGGGTTCTGACGCACTTGAAGTGATACATGCCGAGTTTGCAATTCCGCTGGATCTTGCAGAAAAACGGCTGGATCAGGCTGTAGCTGCATTTATGCCAGAGCACTCCAGAGGTCGAATCCAGGGTTGGATCAAAAGTGGGGCGCTCACTCTCAATGGCGCTGCGGCGAAAGCTAAAGATAAAGTTATTGTCAATGACAAGGTGGCCATTCGGGCTGAAATCGAGGGATTGGAGCGTTGGAGTCCCGAGGCCATCCCGCTGGATATCGTATTTGAGGATGAGCATATACTGGTGGTGAACAAGCCGGTGGGGCTCGTGGTTCACCCCGCTGCAGGTCATCCGCGTGGCACGCTGGTTAATGCCTTATTACATCATTGTCCGGAGGTCGACAAACTGCCCAGAGCGGGTATTGTTCACCGGCTTGATAAAGATACCAGTGGTTTAATGGTGGTTGCAAAGTCTCTCATCGCCCACACTTCATTAGTGAATCAGTTACAGGACCGCTCAATGGGGCGGGAGTATGAAGCGATTGCCTGTGGCATGATGACGGGTGGGGGGACGGTGCATGAGCCGATTTCACGACACCCCCATAACCGGTTGAAAATGGCCGTACACCCTACTGGTAAAGATGCCGTTACACACTATCGGGTACTGGAAAAATTTGCTGCGTTTACACATATCCATTGCAAGTTAGAAACCGGGAGAACACATCAAATTCGAGTTCATCTGGCCCATATCCATCACCCGCTGGTCGGAGACCCGATTTATGGTGGGCGATTGAAATTGCCATCAGGTGCCAACGAGGAAATTACAACGCTGTTGCGAAGCTTCACCCGTCAGGCGCTCCATGCTCGAAGGCTGCAGCTGATTCATCCCGCATCCCAGGAGCTACTGTACTGGGAAGTCGACCTGCCTGACGATATGCTGCAACTGTTGGAAGGTATCCGTAAATTTGACGCACAACGAGGTTAAACTTTTCAGTCGCAAAGTAAACTGTCAGTAAATCGAAACTAAACAGAAACTAAATCGAAAGAAAACAAGCCTGACGAGGAGAAAATGATGCGAGATGCTGGCGTTAAAGGCGACATTGAATCCGATGAGTCAGGCTTTATCGTGCCCGATTGGCCCGCGCCAGCCTCTGTAAGTGCATTGGTAACCACGCGCACGGGAGGGGTAAGTTTATCACCCTACGAGTCATTCAATTTAGGGGATCACGTTGGCGATGACGAGAGGGCCGTCGCCCAAAACCGGATACGACTGTCAGTGCTGAGTGGCTTGCCCTCAAAGCAAGTTCGCTGGCTCAGCCAGGTACACTCCGATCGTGTTCTGGAATACCGGGCGATCGCTGATGCTGATCCGGAGAGGGCGGCTGAAGAGGCAGATGGTGCAGTTACCTCATGCTTGAATTTAGCTTGCGTAGTTATGACTGCAGATTGCTTGCCGGTTCTGCTGTGTAATCAGCAGGGCACGCGAGTTGCGGCGGTTCATGCTGGGTGGCGAGGACTGTTGGCAGGCATATTGGAAAATGCCGTCCGATGTTTTGATACCGGCGATCAGCTATTGGCCTGGCTGGGCCCCGCCATTGGGCCAAACTGTTTTGAGGTCGGGCCTGCAGTTTTTGATCCATTTACGCAGCAAAGTGCTGCGGCCCGATCAGCGTTTACGGCCATAGAATCGAGCGCCAAGGCCCAAGGCGAACGCAAATGGTTGGCGGATATATACACGCTTGCTCGAATACGGTTAAATCAGGCCGGTGTTTCCGACGTCTATGGCGGAGACTTTTGCACGGTCACGGAGGCGGACCGTTTCTTCTCATATCGCCGTGACGGTGTAACCGGGCGCATGGCTTCGATGATCTGGTTGACCGAATAAAACGACCGGAATCTCCGGTCTATCCTTCCTGAAGATTCAAATCCTGTATTTTTATTGATCTATGTCACCTTGAAGTTGGCAGAAATGGCCTTAGATAGGGGGTAAGTGCAATCCTGAATCGGCTGCTCAGCGTTAAGCCTTCATCGGGATCAAGTCAGTTTACGAGGTAGCTATGAGAATCGATAAATTAACCAGCCGTTTGCAATTGGCTTTAGCGGACTCTCAGTCCCTGGCATTGGGAAAAGACCATAACTTTATTGAACCCCTTCATTTGATGTACGTGATGTTGGATCAAAAAGGCAGTTCTTTAAATCCCCTGCTCAAGCAATTGGGAGTGGATGTTTCTGCCCTCAAAAAGCAGGTCGCGCAAAAAGTAGATGATTTGCCCATCGTTAAAGGCAATGACGGCGATGTGCATATGTCCAATGAATTGGGACGTCTGTTTAATATTGCCGATAAACTGGCGCAAAAACGTCAGGATCAATACATTTCCAGTGAGTTAATACTTCTGGCAGCGCTGGAAGACCGGGGGGCACTGGGCGAGTTGTTACGTCAAACCGGCGTCCAGAAAGAGATGCTGGAGCGGGCAATTGATGCAATCAGGGGAGGGGAAAAGGTGACCGATCAAGGTGCAGAAGAAAACAGACAAGCCCTGGACAAGTACACGATTGATCTTACCGCACGGGCGACAGAAGGTAAATTGGATCCGGTAATTGGACGCGATGACGAGATTCGTCGAACGATTCAAGTATTGCAACGTCGTCGGAAAAATAATCCCGTGTTGATTGGTGATCCGGGAGTGGGAAAAACGGCAATTGTTGAGGGGCTGGCTCAGAGAATTGTAAATGGAGAGGTACCTGATGGTCTGAAAGACAAGCGCGTTCTCTCTTTGGATATGGGTTCTTTAATTGCAGGAGCTAAATTCAGGGGAGAGTTTGAAGAGCGACTTAAAGCCGTTTTGAATGAGCTGGCAAAGCAGGAAGGGCAAATCATTTTATTCATCGATGAGCTGCACACTATGGTCGGAGCCGGTAAGGCCGAGGGCGCAATGGATGCGGGCAACATGCTAAAGCCTGCACTCGCCCGGGGTGAGCTGCATTGTGTCGGGGCGACTACGCTGGATGAGTACCGCGAATTTATTGAAAAGGATGCGGCACTTGAGCGACGCTTCCAAAAAGTATTGGTTGAAGAACCGGACGAACAGGCGACTGTAGCCATACTGCGTGGATTAAAAGAACGTTATGAGGTTCACCATGGTGTTGAAATTACCGACGGTGCAATCATCGCTGCAGCAAAACTTTCCCATCGTTATATCACCGATCGGCAGCTACCGGACAAAGCCATC contains these protein-coding regions:
- a CDS encoding sigma-54-dependent transcriptional regulator; protein product: MTNKSIQTALIVDDEPDIRDLLEITLTRMGINTYSASNLEEAYSHLSRTEFHLCLTDMNLPDGNGIDLVSNIQKNHPNIPVAVITAYGSIETAIAALKAGAFDFVSKPVELSRLRDLVDSALRLSQQQENKESKVSDAQEDKLLLGNSETMQKLRGQIRKLARSQAPVYISGESGSGKEMVARMIHQLGPRADAPFVPVNCGAIPNELMESEFFGHKKGSFTGAVENKLGLFQAADGGTLFLDEVADLPMAMQVKLLRSIQEKTVRPVGEQKEIPVNVRILSATHKDLNNEIDEGRFRQDLFYRINVIELKVPALRERVEDIPLLAETMLKRVADECDIPNARLSTDAINALKQYSFPGNVRELENIIERAFTLCEDDVIHAVDLHLQDNSSDARQTIDSAPAQQRNGVNLEEYLETIEKQTIEQALEETRWNKTAAAKKLGISFRALRYRLKKLGME
- a CDS encoding GspH/FimT family pseudopilin, translated to MTRLHDISSHRQITTPVKQTFSSQDTIRGFTLAELLVVIAILGISAALAAPSFSDMYADYRLRKAAIDFHNALALAKSEAVKRGAQVSVSASGTNWSDGWNVNLGPSTIIYQFDRVSRITIAKPGGSSIGDISFQSDGIRNDHTQSSPTNSITFKARFCDERDKGREVDVEVSGVTNVNTINDNCGP
- the thiO gene encoding glycine oxidase ThiO — protein: MQVVVIGGGVIGMMQARALAAEGVSVTLIERGLCGKEASWAGGGIVSPLYPWRYSDPVTTLANWSQTYYANLSESLEAESGIDPELSRTGLLMLSIFDQQEALKWGAEHSYQMQMIGADEIYHLEPKLKAGFKQAIWMPQVANIRNPRLARSLRAVLEHDSRVTICEEQAVLEIQTTKQGRVEGVLTDKGNVQSDAVVLASGAWSGKLLESLSISLPIEPVKGQMVLFKGEPGVVRRIVLRDGKYIIPRRDGHVLAGSTLEYCGFDKSTTASAREELADIAIDMLPELSSFQLEAQWAGLRPGIEDGIPLIGEVESHPGLFLNCGHFRNGLVLAPASVQLLTSLIMQSEHPFSPEPFSPSRSNNGLILM
- the pgeF gene encoding peptidoglycan editing factor PgeF, whose protein sequence is MMRDAGVKGDIESDESGFIVPDWPAPASVSALVTTRTGGVSLSPYESFNLGDHVGDDERAVAQNRIRLSVLSGLPSKQVRWLSQVHSDRVLEYRAIADADPERAAEEADGAVTSCLNLACVVMTADCLPVLLCNQQGTRVAAVHAGWRGLLAGILENAVRCFDTGDQLLAWLGPAIGPNCFEVGPAVFDPFTQQSAAARSAFTAIESSAKAQGERKWLADIYTLARIRLNQAGVSDVYGGDFCTVTEADRFFSYRRDGVTGRMASMIWLTE
- a CDS encoding outer membrane protein assembly factor BamD, producing the protein MTSEHLQSNVHLTRTLIRLGSILCLCSAFLLATGCATTEEIERSEKEYYDNARKALKSGNFLEATRELESLESRYPFGRYAEQAQLDLIYARYGSLDLEGSRAAADRFIRLHPSSENVDYAYYIRGIASYNMDIGLAAQWFPIDETSRDPGEMRRAFSDFSALLQRFPDSEYAPDARSRMVYIRNRLADYELHVTKYYIRREAYIAAVNRAKYIVDHFSDTPATEQALILMVELYQQLELPDKADDALVVLAANYPESEAFDANMKFNSNRVARQNRGLSELFNFSLFSED
- the pilV gene encoding type IV pilus modification protein PilV, with the protein product MNLDKYKVHKYVMIQPSSGRAQSGGFTLLEVLITVILLAIGLLGFASLQVASVNNNLDAFYKSQATIIAQDMASRIHINKSYANWDNRAPTKGTAASAVTVEGNLGDLNLYINNSAAQLKTGHVCSASNPAAFHPSDPVLNCRNLGVADPVSPTACDEQEMAAFDVWEVCRAADEALPEGRVHVRCQDKAGISFTSGGTTQINPRNIEFDSNHRYFDPEQDPPVLLTGTDTDACSPGSLYTIYVSWRRAQPKTGNATTTTADDVEKDLVSNNTNYRCSVDLGFTQASTDSSEYRDCVALDLVP
- the rluD gene encoding 23S rRNA pseudouridine(1911/1915/1917) synthase RluD, whose protein sequence is MSDSDQFENTSNDSPSMDTVADEADPNQDDDFNAGSDALEVIHAEFAIPLDLAEKRLDQAVAAFMPEHSRGRIQGWIKSGALTLNGAAAKAKDKVIVNDKVAIRAEIEGLERWSPEAIPLDIVFEDEHILVVNKPVGLVVHPAAGHPRGTLVNALLHHCPEVDKLPRAGIVHRLDKDTSGLMVVAKSLIAHTSLVNQLQDRSMGREYEAIACGMMTGGGTVHEPISRHPHNRLKMAVHPTGKDAVTHYRVLEKFAAFTHIHCKLETGRTHQIRVHLAHIHHPLVGDPIYGGRLKLPSGANEEITTLLRSFTRQALHARRLQLIHPASQELLYWEVDLPDDMLQLLEGIRKFDAQRG
- a CDS encoding sensor histidine kinase is translated as MDNSAKLFRIYNHYRVVVGLILVGSLFFFTQPQVNQFQHLFLFEIGSICYLALNIFIAFLLLAGLKPSIEHVLFSMIIDVLILNGLLYSSTGTSSGIANLIIISVAAGNILLYGKPGVFLAALSALCTLSIAIYMVIQHNREPSEIVQSGILGIIYFAAAFILQNISRRISASEKLAQLRAKNIAELEMLNHQIIQRMQTGIIVTDEFGDLRMMNHAASLLLEPSSDAVQPTPTTLPIELKQRLDHWRLEPQVRTEPFKSQSSRTQVQANFTRLDKDQGHDILIFLEDTSKVAQQAQQMKLASLGRLTAGIAHEIRNPLGAISHATQLLSESVNLDPGDKKMTDIILRHANRMNGIIENVLQLSRRKQPDQQILELNTWLQEFIDDYLASGGIEADITFKPESENAYIRFDSSQLEQVLTNLIDNGLRYSKQKTGKSTITLEVGSTTNTDKSFINIIDQGPGISSDNIVHVFEPFFTTNSSGTGLGLYLSREICEANQAHLDYINDSETNSCFRITFAHYKKRT